The Stygiolobus azoricus genome window below encodes:
- a CDS encoding DNA-directed DNA polymerase I gives MAKQVTLFDFTVNNKKKEDEKNPREEPKKEEQISYTQPRKESLKKRGSWLSEAEEGKTYFLLQVDYDGKKGKAVCKLYDKITGKIYTLYDNTNHKPYFLTDIEPDKVNKIPKIVRDPSFDHIELVQKIDPYTGKYIKLTKVVTKDPLAVRRMRNSVPKAFEAHIKYFNNYVYDLGLIPGLPYVVRKGKLEPLKPELKGGEVEEIKKAFADSDEMTKRTVEEWIPIFESEVPDVKRVAIDIEVYTPSKGRIPSPERAEFPIISIGLAGNDGLKKVLVLMRHDVNTEITAKDFSVETFQTEKELLARFFEIVAEYPLILTFNGDEFDIPYIYYRALRLNFKEDEIPFDIVNDEGKFLPGLHIDLYKFFFNKAVRNYAFEGKYSEYNLDAVASALLGMSKVKLDTFISFLDLSKLVEYNFRDAEITLKLTTYSNNLVWKLIILLARISKLGLEELTRTEVSTWVKNLYYWEHRQLNWLIPLKEDILARSNEIKTAATIKGKRYKGAVVIDPPAGVYFNVVVLDFASLYPSIIRNWNISYETVDNMDCKKKEWIVDEQGQKLHFVCMDRPGITAVITGLLRDFRVKIYKKKAKQKDISEEQRSLYDVVQRAMKVFINATYGVFGAETFPLYAPAVAESVTAIGRYVITMTSQTTRSMGLQVLYGDTDSLFIYNPPKDKLEEIIKFVKEKFGLDLEVDKVYKFVAFSGLKKNYLGVYPDGKTDIKGMLAKKRNTPEFIKKEFNEVKTLIASMNSPDDIPKIKVALENKIKDIYNKLKNKGYNLDELAFRIMLSKPLDAYKKNTPQHVKAALQLAAYGVMVLPRDVILFVKVKNKDGVKPVQLAKLSEIDVDKYVDALRSTFEQILRAFNISWDEIVSTITIDSFFANNKYTK, from the coding sequence ATGGCTAAACAAGTAACACTTTTTGATTTTACCGTCAACAATAAGAAGAAGGAAGACGAGAAAAATCCTAGAGAGGAACCTAAGAAAGAAGAACAAATATCCTATACACAGCCTAGAAAAGAGTCCTTAAAAAAGAGGGGATCATGGTTATCTGAAGCGGAAGAGGGTAAAACCTATTTCTTACTTCAGGTAGATTATGACGGCAAAAAGGGGAAAGCTGTTTGTAAACTTTACGATAAGATCACAGGTAAGATTTACACTTTATATGATAATACTAATCACAAACCCTATTTTCTGACCGATATTGAACCAGATAAGGTTAATAAGATCCCTAAGATAGTCAGGGATCCTTCCTTTGACCACATAGAGTTAGTTCAGAAGATAGATCCTTATACGGGTAAATACATTAAGCTCACTAAGGTTGTAACCAAGGATCCTCTAGCGGTAAGGAGGATGAGGAATTCAGTGCCTAAGGCTTTTGAGGCACATATTAAGTACTTCAATAATTATGTTTATGACTTAGGTCTAATACCTGGTTTGCCTTACGTAGTGAGAAAAGGTAAATTAGAACCACTTAAGCCTGAATTGAAAGGAGGAGAGGTTGAGGAGATAAAGAAAGCATTTGCTGACTCAGATGAAATGACAAAGAGGACTGTAGAAGAGTGGATACCAATATTTGAAAGCGAGGTACCAGACGTAAAGCGAGTTGCAATAGATATAGAGGTTTATACACCTTCTAAAGGTAGAATACCTTCTCCAGAGAGAGCTGAGTTTCCGATTATAAGCATCGGGCTTGCTGGGAACGATGGCTTGAAGAAGGTACTCGTCTTAATGAGGCATGATGTAAATACTGAAATTACTGCTAAGGACTTTAGCGTTGAGACTTTTCAGACAGAGAAGGAGTTATTGGCGAGGTTTTTTGAGATAGTAGCTGAGTATCCATTAATTCTAACTTTTAATGGCGATGAATTCGATATTCCTTACATATATTATAGGGCTTTAAGGCTTAATTTTAAGGAAGATGAAATACCTTTTGATATCGTTAATGACGAAGGAAAATTCCTACCAGGATTACATATCGATCTCTACAAGTTCTTCTTTAACAAAGCCGTAAGAAATTATGCATTTGAAGGTAAATATAGTGAGTATAACTTAGATGCAGTTGCAAGTGCTTTACTTGGTATGTCTAAGGTTAAACTTGACACATTTATTAGCTTTCTCGACCTGAGCAAGCTGGTTGAGTATAACTTCAGAGACGCGGAAATTACGTTAAAGTTAACTACATATAGCAATAATTTAGTTTGGAAATTAATAATACTACTAGCTAGAATATCTAAATTAGGTTTAGAAGAACTAACGAGAACTGAAGTATCTACGTGGGTAAAGAACTTATACTATTGGGAACATAGGCAATTAAATTGGCTTATACCATTAAAGGAGGATATACTTGCTAGATCTAACGAAATTAAGACTGCAGCTACAATTAAAGGTAAAAGATACAAGGGTGCAGTAGTAATTGATCCACCAGCTGGCGTTTATTTCAATGTTGTAGTTCTTGATTTTGCTTCACTGTATCCTTCAATAATCAGAAACTGGAACATAAGTTATGAAACGGTAGACAACATGGATTGCAAGAAAAAAGAATGGATAGTAGATGAACAAGGACAAAAGCTACACTTTGTCTGTATGGATCGTCCGGGTATAACTGCAGTTATAACTGGATTACTTAGGGACTTCAGAGTCAAAATTTATAAGAAGAAGGCTAAACAGAAGGACATTTCAGAGGAGCAAAGGTCACTTTATGATGTAGTTCAAAGAGCTATGAAAGTATTCATCAATGCTACTTATGGAGTCTTCGGTGCAGAAACTTTCCCTCTATACGCACCTGCAGTAGCAGAAAGTGTCACTGCCATAGGTAGATATGTTATAACTATGACCTCACAGACTACAAGGTCTATGGGTTTACAAGTGTTATATGGTGATACAGACTCTTTATTCATATATAACCCTCCTAAGGATAAACTGGAGGAGATAATTAAATTTGTAAAAGAAAAGTTCGGTCTAGACTTAGAAGTGGATAAAGTTTATAAGTTTGTAGCGTTCTCGGGACTTAAGAAGAATTATCTTGGTGTATACCCAGATGGTAAGACCGACATTAAGGGAATGTTAGCAAAGAAACGTAACACACCGGAGTTTATTAAGAAAGAGTTCAATGAAGTCAAGACACTAATAGCATCTATGAATTCCCCAGATGATATACCTAAAATTAAGGTAGCACTAGAAAACAAGATAAAGGATATATATAACAAGTTGAAAAATAAAGGTTATAATCTCGACGAGCTAGCATTTAGGATTATGCTTTCAAAACCTTTAGATGCATACAAGAAGAACACCCCACAACACGTAAAAGCAGCATTGCAGTTAGCTGCCTACGGCGTAATGGTGCTTCCTAGAGATGTAATATTGTTTGTGAAGGTAAAGAACAAAGACGGAGTAAAGCCAGTACAGCTAGCGAAGCTAAGTGAAATTGACGTGGATAAATATGTTGATGCGTTAAGAAGCACGTTTGAACAAATACTAAGAGCATTCAATATTAGCTGGGATGAGATTGTATCTACTATAACTATAGATTCGTTCTTCGCCAATAATAAGTATACAAAATAA
- a CDS encoding DUF2286 domain-containing protein, translating into MKVLILRSEDGNITKKDIVEGEFDKVLREIASSALKEWNETSSDFTIMRDMYEVKIPLPLKPNVYEIIKGYLKSRTKTEAIAEIPVYIISFDNRWMDSDYRDMKVYVVSPYIDENVEKELTDYAIQATSQKPMNTEEEEEEEE; encoded by the coding sequence ATGAAAGTTTTGATATTAAGAAGTGAGGATGGAAACATAACTAAAAAAGATATAGTCGAGGGAGAGTTTGACAAGGTATTAAGGGAGATAGCTTCTAGTGCGTTAAAGGAATGGAATGAGACCTCCTCAGACTTCACAATAATGAGGGACATGTATGAGGTTAAAATACCCCTGCCCCTAAAACCCAACGTTTACGAAATAATTAAGGGCTATTTAAAATCTAGGACAAAGACCGAAGCTATAGCAGAAATACCAGTATATATAATAAGTTTTGATAATAGGTGGATGGACTCAGATTATCGTGATATGAAGGTTTACGTGGTGTCTCCCTATATCGATGAGAACGTAGAAAAGGAATTAACTGACTATGCTATTCAGGCTACTTCACAGAAACCAATGAATACTGAAGAAGAAGAGGAAGAAGAAGAATAA
- a CDS encoding protein-lysine N-methyltransferase, translating into MSYVPHVPYVPTPEKVVRKMLEIAKAGPEDIVYDLGCGDGRIIVTAAKEFHVKKAVGVEINDERIKEAIENIKRNGVEGIAHVVKGNFFEVDISEATVVTMFLLTNVNEMLMPKLQKELKPGTRIVSHEFEMRGWKPKEVVKVEDGNMTHLVYLYVIGET; encoded by the coding sequence GTGAGTTACGTTCCACATGTGCCATATGTACCCACACCAGAAAAGGTAGTAAGAAAGATGCTGGAAATAGCAAAGGCTGGCCCAGAGGACATCGTGTATGACTTAGGATGCGGTGATGGCAGAATTATAGTAACAGCTGCTAAGGAATTCCATGTTAAAAAAGCTGTTGGAGTAGAAATAAACGATGAAAGAATAAAGGAAGCAATCGAGAATATAAAGAGAAATGGAGTAGAAGGAATAGCTCATGTTGTAAAAGGAAACTTCTTTGAGGTAGATATTTCAGAAGCAACAGTCGTAACTATGTTCTTGCTAACAAATGTAAATGAAATGTTAATGCCTAAGCTCCAGAAAGAGCTTAAACCTGGAACAAGGATAGTATCTCACGAGTTCGAAATGAGAGGATGGAAGCCCAAAGAAGTCGTAAAAGTTGAGGATGGGAATATGACACACCTTGTTTATCTTTACGTAATTGGTGAAACTTGA
- the pgsA gene encoding archaetidylinositol phosphate synthase: MLVLITRVRKQSKKILQPIAKALSKMGLTANTVTLLGLVLSFVYLLIIYIFKNPLLGILVIAISAFMDALDGEIARLTNNAGVKGSFIDSSLDRIEDINYLLGLVILGFSPFLTSLLIGLSLVIPYVRAKGESLGLTKIEGRGIIERGERIIFTIIVLFVSFFSFKVASIILVIFCLLSAVTVVQRFYYVYRSLP; the protein is encoded by the coding sequence GTGTTGGTTTTGATAACCAGAGTAAGGAAGCAATCTAAGAAGATTCTTCAACCTATTGCTAAAGCTTTAAGCAAAATGGGTCTCACTGCAAATACTGTAACTCTACTGGGTCTAGTCTTGTCCTTTGTATACTTACTAATTATATATATATTCAAAAATCCACTTCTGGGGATTTTAGTTATAGCTATATCGGCTTTTATGGATGCACTTGACGGTGAAATAGCGAGGTTGACTAATAATGCGGGAGTAAAAGGCAGCTTCATTGATAGTAGCTTAGACAGAATTGAGGATATTAATTACCTCCTAGGTTTGGTGATCCTTGGTTTTTCGCCATTCTTGACATCTCTCCTTATAGGGCTGTCATTAGTTATCCCATATGTTAGAGCTAAGGGAGAATCTTTAGGCTTAACCAAGATCGAAGGTAGGGGTATAATAGAAAGAGGGGAAAGGATTATATTTACGATAATTGTCCTATTTGTATCTTTCTTCTCGTTTAAAGTAGCTTCGATCATTCTAGTAATTTTCTGTCTTTTATCCGCAGTAACAGTAGTGCAAAGATTCTATTACGTCTATAGAAGCTTACCATAA
- a CDS encoding DNA primase regulatory subunit PriL has product MSFELALIDYSKYPFLKSLEDELKKYGNSITIKDLLIISKEKLDEAKNRIENIMKEKLNVPYSQLHGDTVLTFYLSLLILSALGSKILTEKFVENEVSVFKSQLMMERPDVVVEIAKMLGINVNTDEIELREYQGKKIRSIRLPFAINFVEYLKYSKELRKKDEKFSLRKHVLQKGNVYLDKSELVDLITYRIRERIMNIIKQIQLTDVPEEIKKLADEIKGRKTPPCIMELMKRKENLTQEEKKILLTYMIDIGADTRDFAPEEIVKEIKKNRVIVYSCERIKELSLCVSNCGVKNPLQLYYGKLL; this is encoded by the coding sequence ATGAGTTTTGAATTGGCACTAATAGACTACTCTAAATACCCTTTCCTCAAAAGCCTCGAAGATGAACTCAAAAAGTACGGCAATTCAATAACTATAAAAGACTTATTAATCATTAGTAAAGAAAAACTTGATGAAGCAAAGAACAGAATAGAGAACATTATGAAAGAAAAATTAAATGTACCATACTCCCAGCTCCACGGCGACACGGTCTTAACCTTTTATTTATCCTTACTTATTTTGTCTGCATTAGGAAGTAAAATCCTTACAGAGAAGTTTGTTGAGAATGAGGTAAGTGTTTTTAAATCGCAATTAATGATGGAAAGACCAGACGTAGTAGTTGAAATAGCAAAAATGTTAGGAATTAATGTTAACACTGATGAAATAGAATTACGGGAGTATCAGGGTAAAAAAATAAGGTCAATAAGACTCCCTTTTGCTATTAATTTTGTTGAGTACTTAAAATATTCGAAAGAGTTAAGGAAAAAAGACGAAAAATTCTCATTACGTAAACACGTCTTACAAAAGGGTAATGTATATTTAGACAAGAGCGAACTAGTCGACCTAATAACTTATAGAATCAGAGAGAGGATAATGAACATAATTAAACAGATCCAACTTACTGATGTTCCAGAAGAAATAAAGAAATTAGCTGATGAAATTAAAGGAAGAAAAACTCCACCCTGCATTATGGAGTTGATGAAGAGAAAAGAAAATCTTACTCAAGAGGAAAAGAAGATACTCTTGACATATATGATCGACATAGGAGCTGATACCAGGGACTTTGCTCCAGAGGAGATAGTAAAGGAAATTAAGAAGAATAGAGTTATAGTTTACTCTTGTGAAAGGATAAAAGAGTTGAGCTTGTGTGTAAGTAATTGCGGAGTCAAAAACCCATTGCAATTGTATTATGGTAAGCTTCTATAG
- the metG gene encoding methionine--tRNA ligase: MKIFVASAWPYVNSVPHLGNLIGSILSADVFARYARMKYGKENVVFVSGSDEHGTPIEIEAKKRGVHPKLLTDQAHEYDKKLFLETWKITFDNYTRTESEVHKEFVRSFLLNLRKYIKVEEDEIPYCEHDKLFLPDRFIKGTCPYCGFEDARGDQCDNCGRLLTPKLLINPKCALCGSKPIFKRTKHWFFDLSEFSDKIRDWISSSPYMPENVKSVALSWVKEGLKPRSITRDNAWGIPAPFEGAVNKTVYVWFEALLGYISATIEYFRKEGNEEKWKEFWFGNDVKSYYFIGKDNIPFHAVILPAMLMASGEGYVLPTVIASTEYLLYEGQKFSKSRKIGIWIDEAKELMDIEYWRFVLIRLRPEEKDTNFTWREAVRIVNTELNDDIGNYANRVLSMVKRYFGGEVPNPDESVYTDDDRKFINEIKEAPKKMGELMELGKLKAGTEELLKLARDGNSYLNLRAPWNLIKTDKQQAANVLYIATNSLRTIAIMMYPFMPDHASKLYSQIGLSGIQNEKWDNAGDFAIKPGQKIGNVEPLFKKLDLSIEDEFKLQEEIHRKLEEIRKKIEKNRPELLR, encoded by the coding sequence ATGAAAATATTCGTAGCTTCAGCCTGGCCCTATGTTAATTCGGTTCCACATTTAGGTAATTTAATAGGTTCGATTTTGTCTGCTGACGTCTTTGCTAGATACGCTAGAATGAAGTATGGTAAGGAAAACGTGGTGTTCGTGAGCGGAAGCGACGAACACGGGACTCCGATAGAAATTGAAGCTAAGAAAAGGGGAGTTCACCCTAAATTATTAACTGATCAAGCCCATGAATACGATAAAAAATTGTTTCTGGAAACGTGGAAGATAACATTTGACAATTACACAAGAACAGAGTCTGAAGTTCATAAGGAATTCGTTAGAAGTTTCCTGTTGAATCTAAGAAAGTACATAAAAGTGGAGGAAGACGAGATACCCTATTGTGAACATGATAAACTCTTCTTACCGGATAGATTTATCAAGGGAACTTGTCCTTACTGTGGATTTGAAGATGCTAGAGGTGACCAATGTGATAATTGTGGTAGGCTATTAACTCCTAAGCTACTGATTAACCCGAAATGTGCCTTATGTGGTAGTAAACCAATCTTTAAACGGACTAAACACTGGTTCTTTGATTTATCTGAGTTTAGCGATAAGATAAGGGATTGGATATCTTCATCTCCTTACATGCCAGAAAACGTTAAGTCAGTAGCTTTAAGTTGGGTTAAAGAGGGCTTAAAGCCAAGGAGTATTACCAGAGATAATGCCTGGGGTATTCCAGCTCCGTTTGAAGGAGCTGTGAACAAAACTGTGTATGTATGGTTTGAGGCTTTGTTGGGTTATATATCTGCTACTATTGAGTATTTCAGGAAAGAAGGCAATGAAGAGAAATGGAAGGAATTCTGGTTCGGTAATGATGTCAAGAGCTACTACTTTATAGGCAAAGATAATATTCCCTTTCATGCAGTTATATTACCTGCAATGCTAATGGCTTCTGGGGAAGGTTATGTTCTTCCTACAGTAATTGCCTCGACCGAGTATTTACTTTACGAGGGGCAGAAGTTCAGTAAAAGTAGGAAGATAGGAATATGGATTGATGAAGCCAAGGAGTTAATGGATATCGAATATTGGAGGTTCGTTTTAATAAGGCTTAGACCAGAAGAAAAAGATACTAATTTCACTTGGAGAGAAGCGGTAAGGATTGTAAACACTGAACTCAACGATGATATAGGGAATTATGCAAACAGAGTTTTATCTATGGTCAAGAGGTACTTCGGAGGAGAGGTACCTAATCCAGACGAGAGTGTTTACACTGATGATGATAGAAAGTTTATTAATGAAATAAAAGAAGCACCTAAAAAAATGGGAGAGTTGATGGAGTTAGGTAAACTAAAGGCGGGTACTGAAGAACTGTTGAAACTCGCTAGAGACGGAAATTCTTACCTAAACTTAAGGGCTCCGTGGAATTTAATTAAAACAGATAAGCAGCAAGCGGCAAACGTGTTATATATAGCTACAAATTCGCTGAGGACTATTGCCATTATGATGTATCCATTTATGCCTGATCACGCATCTAAACTGTACTCACAAATAGGGCTATCAGGAATTCAGAACGAGAAGTGGGATAACGCTGGAGACTTTGCCATCAAACCCGGACAAAAAATAGGGAATGTAGAGCCATTGTTTAAAAAATTAGACTTATCTATAGAGGACGAATTCAAACTCCAGGAAGAAATCCATAGAAAATTAGAAGAAATAAGAAAGAAAATAGAAAAAAATAGACCTGAATTATTAAGATAA